In Catenulispora sp. GP43, the genomic window CCGGACTTGCCACGCTGGTGCGTGCCGCGCACCTGGTGGAACTCCTCGAAGACCTTCGTCAGCTCGGCCGGCGGGATGCCGATGCCGGTGTCCTCGACCACGAACTCGATCATGTCCCGCGCCGGCCGGACGCTGAGCCGGACATGGCCGTGTTCGGTGAACTTCAGGCTGTTGCCGATGAGGTTGCGCAGGATCCGGGTGAGCATGGTCTGGTCGGTGACCAGCGTGGGCAGCGCGTCCGGCGCGGGGAAGAGCAGCTGGACGGCGGGGTTCGGGGCGGCGGGCCGCATGACGGCCTCGATCTGCGCCAGCAGCAGCGCCACGTCCACCGGGGCCGGCTGCGGGGTGAGCTGCCCGGCCTCGGCCTTGGCCACGTCGAGCAGATCGTCGACCAGGGACAGCAGCGTCTGCCCGGAGGCGGCGATCAGCGCGACCTGCTCGCGCTGCTGCTCCCCGAGCTCGGCCGGGTCCGATTCGGCCAGCAGCCGGCTCAGCCCGATCACCGAGTTCAGAGGGCTGCGAAGCTCATGGCTGACGTTGGCCCAGAAGCGCGTCTTGGACTCGCTGGCCTCCCGCAGTTGACGGCTCTTGGCCTCCAGCTCGGCGTGCAGCGCGACCACACCTGAGTTGGTCTGCTCCAGCTCGCTGGAGATCTCCGCGTACAGCGCCATGACGCCCGCGTTGGTCTTCTCGAGTTCCTCGTTGAGGAGCCGGAGCTCCTCGCTGTGTGCGCGCGCTTCTTCCAGCGCGATGATCAGGTCCCGGGTCTGGGCGCGCAAGTCGTCCTCGCGATCTGCGGATTCGTCATCGGTCAGGAGTGCCGCCAGCCGGTCGGCGGCTCCCGCGAAGCCGTCCGGCGCCAGCGGCACCGGCAGGCGCAGCCGCACGTGGCCTTGCCGGCCCCGCGTATGGCTGGACACCTCGCGGAGGAGGCGGTGTGCGGATTCCAGCGCCTCGGCGCCCGGGGGCGGACCGTCGCTCCACCGGACGGTCACCTCCAGGGCGGGCGCCGGGTGGGCGGCCAGGGCGAAGCGGACCGTCACGCCGGTGCCGGCCAGACGGTCCCGGCCCAGTTCGCTCAGTGCGGTGGCGAGCCGTATGCGGTCCTGGCGGTCGGCGCCCACGACCTCGGCGATCGTGCGCGCGTCGCGCCGCAGCGCGAAGACGTCTTGCTCGCCGGTCACCGCGACCAGCCGCAGATCCCTCACACCGTCCTCAGCCATGGTCCGGCTCCGCGGTCGCGGGGTCCTTGACCACGACGATGCTCGCGTCGTCCCGGCGCACGCCGGCTTCGCGCAGCAGGTGCGCGGCGATCACCGTGCTGGAGGCGGTGAACAGCCCCGGCATGGCCGCCGGGCTCCAGCGTTCGGTGAGTCCGTCGGAGTGGAACACGATGCCGGCGCCCGGTGGCAGTTCCGCCTCGTGGGCGCGCAGCCGCGGCAGGTGGTGGCCGACGATGCCGGGTGCGGACAGCAGGGCGGAGCGGGCCTGGTCGGCCACGACGAAGGCGCTGATGTTGCCGATGCCGCAGAAGGCGATCCGGCGGCGGTGCCAGTCGATCGCGGCCACCGCGGCCGCGCCGCCGCGGGTGCCGGCCAAAGCGCGGTGCAGCTCGGCGATGATGTCCTTGGGGTCCTCGGAGGTGGTGCGGTGGAAGGCGGCCAGCGCCTGTTCGCTGGCCCGTGCGGCCAGCGGGCCGTGGCCGAGCCCGTCGCAGACCATCACCAGCCAGGGCCCCCGGCCGTCGCCGGAGGCGACCGGCCTGGCACCCCACGCGTCCCCGCACACCTGCTCCCCGCTCAGCGGCCGCGTCAGACCGGTGATGGTCGGCTCGGGCAGGGCTCTGCCGGGCTCCCCCGACTCCGCGCGGCCGTGGAACCGGGCCACCAGCACCGTGCCCCGGCCCATCAGCGAGTGCACGTCCAGGGAGTCCGCCATGCGCTGCACGACGCCCAGGCCCAGCCCCGGGGTCCCGGCGGTGGAGACCCCGGCGCGGCGCGCGTGATCGAGGTCGGCGATCCCCGGGCCGTGGTCGATGGCCAGCAGTTCCACCGCGGCCACCGGTCCGGCCTCGATGAGCCGCAGCAGCAGCGCCCCGTCGTCGGCGTGGTGGGCGAGGTTGACCGCGACCTCGGTGACCGCCAGCTCGATCTGGCCGATCCGGTCGGCGGACATGCCCACCCGGCGGGCCAGCTCCGCAGCGCTGCGCCGGGCGCG contains:
- a CDS encoding hybrid sensor histidine kinase/response regulator; the protein is MAEDGVRDLRLVAVTGEQDVFALRRDARTIAEVVGADRQDRIRLATALSELGRDRLAGTGVTVRFALAAHPAPALEVTVRWSDGPPPGAEALESAHRLLREVSSHTRGRQGHVRLRLPVPLAPDGFAGAADRLAALLTDDESADREDDLRAQTRDLIIALEEARAHSEELRLLNEELEKTNAGVMALYAEISSELEQTNSGVVALHAELEAKSRQLREASESKTRFWANVSHELRSPLNSVIGLSRLLAESDPAELGEQQREQVALIAASGQTLLSLVDDLLDVAKAEAGQLTPQPAPVDVALLLAQIEAVMRPAAPNPAVQLLFPAPDALPTLVTDQTMLTRILRNLIGNSLKFTEHGHVRLSVRPARDMIEFVVEDTGIGIPPAELTKVFEEFHQVRGTHQRGKSGTGLGLPYARSLVTLLGGTIELTSTVGVGTTVVAALPAAAEPEPELEREPEPEAAQVGQVGQVGQVGQVGQVGQVGQVAQAAQTAQPTRLPLIAAADDDPGFAAVVRPVLEAVAERVVQLPGGLELLEFVAREQPSAIVVDLDMPDVDGYEVVRVLAADARTAVIPVVVVTGFPAEQVDRARLEHVRAMLSKDTVDADALRRALEDGSP
- a CDS encoding ATP-binding SpoIIE family protein phosphatase is translated as MDPLTTAAADQVWIRQDVSLTARARRSAAELARRVGMSADRIGQIELAVTEVAVNLAHHADDGALLLRLIEAGPVAAVELLAIDHGPGIADLDHARRAGVSTAGTPGLGLGVVQRMADSLDVHSLMGRGTVLVARFHGRAESGEPGRALPEPTITGLTRPLSGEQVCGDAWGARPVASGDGRGPWLVMVCDGLGHGPLAARASEQALAAFHRTTSEDPKDIIAELHRALAGTRGGAAAVAAIDWHRRRIAFCGIGNISAFVVADQARSALLSAPGIVGHHLPRLRAHEAELPPGAGIVFHSDGLTERWSPAAMPGLFTASSTVIAAHLLREAGVRRDDASIVVVKDPATAEPDHG